In one window of Pseudomonadota bacterium DNA:
- a CDS encoding ATP-binding protein, with translation MRYVRRELEGQVPRAVRGFPAIILTGPRRTGKTSLLRRLFPKASYFLLEDPDIVARLRADPQGFLDAVKTPAILDEMQNVPEVFAFVRARIDREPRRAGQWLLTCSQEAPLMQGVSESMAGRAAVFQLLPLSTRETPRVTLLHGGYPEPVARPSDARLWFSSYLQTYLERDVRAVTAVKDLATFRRFLAWLGSRHGQVLNKSDLAAAIAVSVPTITQWLGVLETTAQVLILPPFYENLGKRLIKSPKVYVADSGLACHLLGIDTAAELAKSPFLGTLFEGFVASEIIKHQANAGARREIYYFRDAQGLEVDFLVPGRGGSLRLVECKAGRTVTPAMAAPMQRLVGALKEKRGTGTTVDMVLVHQAPRSGTRMPAVAPGVRALPWREFIEEL, from the coding sequence ATGCGATATGTCCGGCGGGAGTTGGAAGGGCAGGTGCCGCGGGCGGTCAGGGGCTTCCCGGCAATCATCCTGACCGGTCCACGCCGGACCGGAAAGACATCGCTCTTGCGACGCCTGTTCCCGAAGGCCAGCTACTTCCTGCTAGAAGACCCCGATATCGTGGCGCGGCTGCGGGCCGATCCGCAGGGGTTTCTCGATGCCGTGAAGACGCCCGCGATCCTCGATGAGATGCAGAACGTGCCGGAGGTGTTCGCATTCGTCCGCGCCCGCATCGACCGGGAGCCGCGCCGCGCCGGCCAGTGGCTGCTCACTTGCTCGCAGGAGGCGCCGCTCATGCAGGGGGTGTCGGAGTCCATGGCGGGCCGCGCGGCGGTATTCCAGTTGCTCCCGCTGTCCACACGCGAGACGCCGAGGGTCACGTTGCTGCACGGGGGCTATCCCGAGCCCGTAGCGCGACCGAGCGATGCGCGGTTGTGGTTTAGCTCTTACCTGCAGACCTACCTGGAGCGCGATGTCCGGGCCGTCACCGCGGTGAAGGATCTCGCGACCTTCCGGCGTTTTCTGGCTTGGCTAGGGAGCCGCCACGGGCAGGTGCTGAACAAGAGCGATCTGGCCGCGGCGATTGCCGTCAGCGTACCCACGATCACGCAATGGCTCGGCGTGCTGGAGACGACCGCGCAGGTCCTAATCCTGCCCCCATTCTACGAGAACCTCGGCAAGCGGCTGATCAAGTCGCCGAAGGTGTACGTCGCCGATTCCGGCCTTGCCTGCCATTTGCTGGGCATCGACACCGCCGCCGAGCTGGCCAAGTCGCCGTTCCTGGGCACGCTGTTCGAGGGCTTCGTCGCCTCGGAGATCATCAAGCACCAAGCCAACGCCGGGGCACGCCGGGAGATCTACTACTTCCGGGATGCGCAAGGACTGGAGGTGGACTTCCTGGTGCCGGGACGCGGAGGCTCTCTTCGGCTGGTAGAGTGCAAGGCCGGCCGCACGGTCACGCCGGCGATGGCCGCGCCGATGCAGCGGCTGGTCGGGGCGCTGAAAGAGAAGCGCGGCACGGGGACCACGGTGGATATGGTGCTCGTCCACCAGGCGCCGAGGTCCGGTACCCGTATGCCTGCCGTGGCGCCGGGCGTGCGGGCGCTACCATGGCGGGAATTCATCGAGGAGCTGTAA
- a CDS encoding UbiH/UbiF/VisC/COQ6 family ubiquinone biosynthesis hydroxylase translates to MSARLGDRDADFEVAVIGGGVIGGTLAAILGAAGLRVALVESSETSSAGTGDDNNDARVLALTRASEQVLRAVGAWQHIIAERPGVFREMQVWDAGGEGRIRFDSAEVGEPLLGHIVRSQVIEAALDRVLRHLPLVSTYRGSGLQTFVRGQDKLRIVLADGSQLRPNLLVGADGGESTVRTLAGIALCVHDYRQTALACTAVTERPHGDTARQRFLGGGPLAFLPLADPNRCAIVWSLPHAEAQRLIGMSDAEFRHALEGGIGEALGTVADSGPRRAFPLSRAHAERYVEPRLALIGDAAHRIHPLAGLGANLGLMDAATLAEVILDAKAARQDIGALRVLRRYERWRKGENLAMMWLLDGFNELFGSGALPLRIMRNAGLTLANIAGPVKRRIIRRAMGIEGDLPRLALTGRW, encoded by the coding sequence GTGAGCGCTAGGCTAGGGGATCGCGATGCGGATTTCGAGGTCGCCGTCATCGGCGGGGGTGTGATCGGCGGAACCCTGGCGGCGATCCTGGGGGCGGCCGGATTAAGGGTCGCGCTCGTCGAGAGCAGCGAGACATCCTCGGCGGGAACCGGTGATGACAATAACGATGCCCGCGTGCTGGCTTTGACCCGGGCCTCCGAGCAGGTGCTGCGCGCCGTCGGCGCCTGGCAGCATATCATTGCCGAACGGCCCGGCGTGTTTCGTGAGATGCAGGTCTGGGACGCGGGTGGGGAGGGCCGCATTCGTTTCGATAGCGCCGAGGTGGGCGAGCCGCTGCTCGGGCACATTGTTCGCAGCCAGGTGATCGAGGCCGCTCTGGATAGGGTGTTGCGGCATCTACCCCTAGTGAGCACATACCGCGGCAGCGGCTTACAGACGTTTGTGAGAGGCCAGGATAAACTGCGAATCGTGCTGGCGGACGGATCGCAGTTGCGCCCGAATCTATTGGTCGGGGCCGATGGCGGGGAGTCGACCGTGAGGACCTTGGCGGGGATCGCTCTATGCGTGCATGATTACCGCCAGACGGCGCTCGCCTGTACGGCCGTGACCGAACGGCCGCATGGCGACACGGCGCGGCAACGCTTTCTAGGGGGTGGCCCGCTGGCGTTCCTGCCCTTGGCCGACCCAAATCGCTGCGCCATCGTCTGGTCGTTACCGCACGCCGAAGCGCAAAGGCTAATCGGCATGAGTGATGCCGAGTTCCGCCACGCGCTCGAAGGCGGAATCGGCGAAGCGCTCGGAACCGTGGCGGACAGCGGGCCGCGGCGCGCCTTTCCGCTCAGCCGCGCCCATGCCGAGCGCTACGTCGAACCACGTTTGGCCTTGATCGGCGATGCGGCGCACCGTATTCATCCGCTCGCAGGTCTGGGGGCCAATCTCGGCTTGATGGACGCCGCGACACTGGCCGAAGTCATACTCGATGCCAAGGCCGCGCGCCAGGATATCGGAGCGCTGCGCGTGCTCAGGCGTTACGAGCGCTGGCGCAAGGGCGAGAATCTCGCCATGATGTGGCTGCTAGACGGTTTCAACGAACTGTTCGGCTCGGGCGCATTACCGCTGCGGATCATGCGCAACGCGGGGCTCACGCTCGCCAATATCGCGGGGCCGGTGAAACGGCGGATCATCCGCCGAGCGATGGGCATCGAGGGTGATTTACCGCGGCTCGCCCTGACGGGGCGCTGGTGA
- a CDS encoding VOC family protein codes for MKIPAPIKGLRHVALNVVKLEACESFYAASLGMAVEWRPDKDNVYLSSGNDNLALHRAAAGQVPAGPQRLDHIGFLLDAPEAVDAWHKHLQTQGVPIKHPPRTHRDGTRSFYCEDPDGNLVQMIYHPPIASR; via the coding sequence ATGAAAATACCTGCGCCCATCAAAGGACTTCGGCATGTGGCCCTCAATGTCGTCAAGCTTGAAGCTTGCGAATCCTTTTACGCCGCGTCGCTCGGCATGGCCGTCGAATGGCGTCCGGATAAGGATAACGTCTATCTCTCCTCGGGGAACGACAACCTGGCCTTGCATCGCGCCGCCGCGGGCCAGGTCCCCGCCGGACCCCAGCGCCTCGACCATATCGGGTTCCTTCTCGACGCGCCGGAAGCCGTCGATGCCTGGCACAAGCATTTGCAGACCCAGGGCGTGCCCATCAAACACCCGCCGCGCACACACCGCGACGGGACGCGGAGTTTCTATTGCGAGGACCCGGACGGAAACCTGGTGCAGATGATCTACCATCCTCCGATTGCGAGTCGCTGA
- a CDS encoding phosphoribosylaminoimidazolesuccinocarboxamide synthase: MNSQIPETLYETNLEALPLIGRGKVRDIYAVGDAHLLIVTTDRISAFDVVLPDPIPGKGTVLTALSRFWFDRTRHIVVHHLASLPLDAVLDDPSERGALEGRALVVRRLKPLPVEAIVRGYLIGSGWKDYQKTGAVCGIALPPGLRQAERLPEPIFTPSTKAELGRHDENISFDEAADLIGAELAERVREVSIGLYAHAADYARGRGIIIADTKFEFGLDAEGDLVLIDEALTPDSSRFWPADSYALGQSPPSFDKQFVRDYLETLAWDKKPPAPRLPREIIEKTAAKYREAQSRLIDGAAT; encoded by the coding sequence ATGAACAGTCAAATACCGGAGACACTTTATGAAACCAATCTCGAAGCGTTGCCGCTCATCGGGCGCGGCAAGGTTCGGGATATTTACGCGGTGGGCGACGCCCATCTCTTGATCGTGACCACGGACCGGATCTCGGCCTTCGATGTCGTCCTGCCCGATCCCATCCCCGGGAAAGGCACGGTGCTGACGGCCCTATCGCGCTTCTGGTTTGACCGCACGCGGCACATCGTCGTCCATCACCTCGCATCCCTACCACTGGATGCGGTCTTGGACGACCCGAGCGAACGCGGCGCGCTCGAAGGCCGTGCGCTCGTGGTCCGGCGGCTGAAGCCCTTGCCGGTCGAGGCCATCGTGAGAGGCTACCTCATCGGTTCGGGATGGAAGGATTATCAGAAAACCGGCGCCGTGTGCGGCATCGCCTTACCGCCGGGGTTGCGGCAGGCCGAGCGCTTGCCGGAGCCGATCTTCACCCCATCGACCAAGGCGGAGCTCGGCCGGCACGATGAGAATATCAGCTTTGACGAGGCCGCGGATCTCATCGGCGCGGAGCTTGCCGAGCGCGTGCGCGAGGTTTCCATCGGGCTATACGCGCACGCCGCGGACTACGCGCGCGGGCGCGGGATCATCATCGCCGATACCAAATTCGAGTTCGGGCTCGACGCGGAGGGGGATCTGGTTCTCATCGATGAGGCGCTGACGCCCGATTCCTCGCGCTTTTGGCCGGCCGATTCCTACGCGCTGGGCCAGAGCCCGCCGAGCTTCGACAAACAGTTCGTGCGCGATTACCTCGAGACGCTGGCCTGGGACAAGAAACCGCCCGCGCCGCGGTTGCCTCGCGAGATCATCGAAAAGACCGCAGCCAAATACCGCGAGGCGCAGTCGCGGCTCATCGACGGGGCGGCGACGTAA